In Helicobacter bilis, a genomic segment contains:
- the obgE gene encoding GTPase ObgE gives MFVDSVSIFIGSGHGGAGAVSFRREKFVIQGGPDGGDGGRGGDVYFLVDKNTTTLAKFRGHKKFLAGNGMPGMGKNCNGKKGKDIVIKVPPGTQIINEENNEILLDLLIDGEKVKLLSGGKGGLGNTHFKNASNQRPTYAQKGLPGISLQVRLELKLIADIALVGFPNVGKSSLISTITNARPKIADYAFTTLIPNLGVVDIDDLHSFVIADIPGLIQGASTGKGLGLQFLQHIERTKLLLFMLDSSYFTMNMAQDIDTTMPQDSDIESLFATRDLAHKSLLNQFSVLYNELLCYAPKLANRYYAIAFTKSDVELYESFCDFSFKQHENLQLQTKAYISQPLLDFIENGISMDSIKDDTSKEENCINNEKGKGNSSLKPPLFILPISSATHCNLESLKTLLYFALQGIG, from the coding sequence ATGTTTGTTGATAGTGTATCAATTTTTATTGGATCTGGACATGGTGGGGCTGGTGCGGTTAGCTTTAGAAGAGAAAAATTTGTCATTCAAGGCGGTCCTGATGGTGGCGATGGTGGTCGTGGTGGTGATGTGTATTTTTTAGTGGATAAAAACACAACTACACTTGCAAAATTTCGCGGACACAAAAAGTTTTTAGCTGGGAATGGAATGCCCGGTATGGGTAAAAATTGCAATGGAAAAAAGGGTAAAGACATAGTCATTAAAGTCCCACCCGGCACACAAATAATTAATGAAGAAAATAATGAAATACTGCTTGATTTACTCATAGATGGAGAGAAAGTAAAATTACTTAGTGGCGGTAAAGGTGGGCTTGGCAATACACACTTTAAAAATGCGAGTAATCAACGCCCAACTTATGCACAAAAAGGACTACCGGGCATATCCTTGCAAGTGCGTTTAGAACTAAAATTAATCGCTGATATAGCCCTTGTTGGATTCCCAAATGTTGGCAAATCAAGCCTTATTTCCACAATCACAAACGCACGACCAAAAATCGCTGATTATGCCTTTACTACGCTTATCCCAAATCTAGGTGTAGTGGATATTGACGATTTGCATTCATTTGTTATCGCTGATATTCCGGGATTAATACAGGGGGCTAGCACAGGCAAAGGGCTTGGCTTACAATTTTTACAACATATAGAACGCACAAAGCTATTACTATTTATGCTTGATTCTTCATATTTTACTATGAATATGGCACAAGATATTGATACAACAATGCCACAAGATTCTGATATAGAATCTTTATTTGCCACACGGGACTTAGCACATAAGTCTTTGCTAAATCAATTTAGTGTGCTTTACAACGAGCTTTTATGTTACGCTCCAAAACTTGCAAATAGATATTATGCGATAGCTTTTACAAAAAGCGATGTGGAGTTATATGAGAGTTTTTGCGACTTTTCTTTTAAACAACACGAAAACTTACAATTGCAAACAAAAGCCTATATTTCACAACCACTGCTTGACTTTATAGAGAATGGAATCTCTATGGATTCTATAAAAGATGATACAAGCAAAGAAGAAAATTGTATCAATAATGAAAAAGGCAAAGGCAACTCATCACTAAAACCCCCGCTTTTCATTCTGCCTATATCAAGTGCTACGCATTGTAATTTAGAATCTCTAAAAACTTTGCTTTACTTTGCATTACAGGGGATTGGGTAA
- a CDS encoding toxin-antitoxin system YwqK family antitoxin, translating into MVFIRDIIENGKVEGEMPYKNGKIEGISRRYYENGNLETERPYKNDKREGVEKWYYENGMLWWEAAWKNGRLHGSSKQYYENGNIQLATTYSNGKKQGIQKWYYGNGKLVAEIPFLDDKANGIIKYYTLQNKLVQGKYVTEHKLLWQITAQKGKLVNGKCMSGKALTNSHLTKVKNDIEKDEINNWHTLCQ; encoded by the coding sequence ATGGTATTTATAAGAGATATTATTGAGAATGGAAAAGTAGAAGGGGAAATGCCATATAAGAATGGAAAAATTGAAGGTATATCAAGGCGGTATTATGAAAATGGTAATCTTGAAACAGAAAGACCATATAAAAATGATAAGAGGGAGGGCGTAGAAAAATGGTATTATGAAAATGGTATGCTTTGGTGGGAAGCAGCATGGAAAAATGGTAGGCTTCATGGAAGTAGTAAGCAATACTATGAAAATGGCAACATTCAATTAGCAACCACATACTCAAATGGTAAAAAACAAGGAATACAAAAATGGTATTATGGAAATGGAAAATTAGTGGCTGAGATTCCATTCTTAGATGATAAGGCAAATGGAATCATAAAATACTATACCCTTCAAAATAAACTCGTGCAAGGGAAATATGTAACAGAACATAAACTTTTATGGCAAATCACCGCTCAAAAAGGAAAACTTGTAAATGGAAAATGTATGAGTGGTAAAGCTCTTACAAACTCACATTTAACAAAAGTTAAAAACGACATCGAAAAAGATGAAATAAATAATTGGCACACTCTTTGTCAATAA
- a CDS encoding NAD+ synthase — translation MQKLTQKTLDSIFTFLQNEVSNRGFKQVVIGLSGGIDSAVVTLLCHKALCGNTKALLMPSTSSSKESIEDSILLCESFKIDYAILPIKDFDSLFCNLYKDHTRLSRGNFCSRMRMATLYHIAQMEQRLVIGTSNKTEIMLGYGTIFGDLACAINPIGNLYKTQIYMLAELLEIPRQIIDKAPSADLYAGQTDENELGYSYDEIDPFLESYEKVRGDITNLTQYNKDMITSLHKRIQNNAFKQNMPMIFRDLEY, via the coding sequence ATGCAAAAGCTTACACAAAAGACTCTAGATTCTATATTCACATTTTTACAAAATGAAGTTAGCAATCGTGGCTTTAAGCAAGTAGTTATTGGGCTTAGTGGTGGTATTGATAGTGCGGTTGTTACGCTTTTATGTCATAAGGCTTTGTGTGGTAATACTAAGGCTTTGCTTATGCCCTCAACAAGTTCTAGCAAGGAAAGCATTGAAGATTCTATACTTTTGTGTGAATCTTTTAAGATAGATTATGCCATTTTGCCAATTAAAGATTTTGATTCTCTTTTTTGTAATCTTTATAAGGATCACACAAGGCTATCTCGTGGTAATTTCTGCTCTAGAATGCGTATGGCAACACTCTATCACATCGCACAAATGGAGCAAAGATTAGTCATAGGCACAAGCAATAAGACAGAGATTATGCTAGGCTATGGCACGATATTTGGCGACTTAGCATGTGCGATAAATCCAATAGGCAATCTCTATAAAACACAAATCTATATGTTAGCAGAACTCTTAGAGATTCCAAGACAAATTATAGATAAAGCCCCAAGTGCTGACCTATATGCAGGACAAACAGATGAAAATGAGCTAGGATATAGCTATGATGAAATAGACCCATTCTTAGAATCTTATGAAAAAGTTAGGGGAGATATAACAAATCTCACACAATATAATAAAGACATGATTACTTCTTTACATAAACGCATACAAAATAATGCTTTTAAACAAAACATGCCTATGATTTTTAGGGATTTAGAGTATTGA